ATCCGGCACCACACCTTGCGGCCCGCTTCGCCGCCAAGGAAGCGTTCCTCAAGGCGCTCGGACTTGGCCTGCGCCAGGGAATCAGCTGGCAGCAGATGGAAGTGACGCGCGACGAACTCGGCAAGCCGTCATTGCAGCTCAGCGGTCGGGCTGCCGAGATTTACCACGAGCGGGGCCTCTCCCGCCTCCTCCTATCCTACAGCCACGATGGAGATTATGCCTTCGCCACCGTCATTC
This window of the Desulfuromonadales bacterium genome carries:
- the acpS gene encoding holo-ACP synthase, encoding PAPHLAARFAAKEAFLKALGLGLRQGISWQQMEVTRDELGKPSLQLSGRAAEIYHERGLSRLLLSYSHDGDYAFATVILEGP